The Kiloniellales bacterium genome includes the window GGGCAACCTGGTCGCGGTCAACGCGACCGGCTGCCTGGAGGTCTTCACCACGCCCTACCCGGAGACCTCGTGGCAGATCCCCTGGCTCCACTCGCTGTTCGGCAACGCGCCCGCGGTCGCCTCGGGCGTCGCCGCCGGGCTCAGGCGGCGCGGCCTGCACGACGTCAAGGTGGTCGCCCAGGGCGGCGACGGCGGGACGGTCGACATCGGGTTCGGCTGCCTCTCGGGCATGTTCGAGCGGAACGACGACGTGCTGTACATCTGCTACGACAACGAGGCCTACATGAACACCGGCGTGCAGCGCTCCTCGGCGACGCCGCCGACCGCGCGGACCGCGACGACGCCCGCCCTGGGCGACGCGCCGGGCAACGTGTTCGGCACCGGCAAGAACCTGCCCGAGATCGCCATGGCCCACAGGATCCCCTACGTGGCCACGGCGAGCGTGGCCGACCTCCACGACCTGGAGCGCAAGGTGACCAAGGCGACCGCGATCCGAGGCGCGCGCTACATCCACATCATGGTGCCCTGTCCCCTGGGCTGGGGCTCGGCCGCGGAGGACACGATCCGGGTCGCGCGCATGGCGGTCGAGAGCGGGCTCTTCCCGCTGATCGAGGCCGAGCACGGCGCCCTGGTCGCCGCCACCAAGATCCGCCGCCGGGTGCCGGTCGAAGACTACCTGCGCCTGCAGCGGCGCTTCGCCCACCTGTTCAAGAAGGGCGCCGAGGACAGCGAGCGGATCGGTGCGATCCAGCGCATGGCCGACGCCAACATCGAGAAGTACGGCCTGCTGGCGGCGGAGGCGCGGCCATGACCGGCAAGGATCTCCCCTTCGCGATCTCGCTCGACCCCGGCACCAGCCTGGCGAACCAGACCGGCAGCTGGCGCTCCATGCGGCCCAACTACCTGGATCGGCTGCCGCCCTGCAACAACGCCTGTCCGGCGGGCGAGAACATCCAGCAGTGGCTCTACCACGCCGAAGGCGGCGACTACGCGGCGGCCTGGCAGAAGCTGATCGAGGACAATCCCCTGCCCGGGGTCATGGGCCGCGTCTGCTACCACCCCTGCGAGGACAGCTGCAACCGCGGCCGCCTCGACGAGTCGGTCAGCATCCACGCCGTCGAGCGCTTCCTCGGCGACTACGCCATCAAGCATAAGCTCGCCCCGGCCTTCGAGGCCGCGCCGGGCGGCAAGCGGGTGCTGGTCGTCGGCGCCGGCCCGAGCGGGCTCTCGGCGGCCTATCACCTCACCCGGCTCGGCCACAAGGTGACGATCCGCGAGGCGGGGCCCATGGCCGGCGGCATGATGCGTTTCGGCATTCCCAAGTACCGCCTGCCGCGCGATGTGCTCGACGCTGAGATCGCGCGCATCGTCGAGATGGGCGTCGAGCTGGAGCTGAACACCAAGGTCGACGACATCGAGGCGGCCTTCACCGGGGAGGGCTTCGACGCGGTCTTCGTCGCGGTCGGCGCCCATCTCGCCAAGCGCACCGCGATCCCGGCGCACGCCGCCGGCAAGATCCTCGACGCGGTATCGGTCCTGCGCGAGATGGAGACCGGCGGCGAGCCGCCCCGGCTCGGACGCCGCGTGATCGTCTACGGCGGCGGCAACACGGCGATGGACGTGGCGCGCACCGCCAAGCGCATGGGCGTCGACGAGGCCATGATCGTCTACCGCCGCTCGCGCAAGGAGATGCCGGCGCACGACTTCGAGGCCACCGAGGCCGAGGACGAAGGCGTGATGATCCATTGGCTGCGGACCATCAAGCAGATCGACGAGACCACCTTCACCGTCGAGAAGATGACCATCGACGAGAACGGCCGGCCGCAGCCGACCGGCGAGTTCGAGACCCTGGAGGCCGACACCCTGATTCTCGCCCTCGGGCAGGACGTCGACACGGAGTTCCTGCAGCGCGTCCCCGGCGTCGAGATCGCCCGTGACGGGGTGGTCCAGGTCGACGACCAGATGATGACCGGACGCGCGGGGCTCTTCGCCGGCGGCGACATGGTGCCGGCCGAACGGACGGTGACGGTCGCGATCGGGCACGGCAAGAAGGCGGCGCGCCACATCGACGGCTGGCTCCGGGGCGAGCGCTACGAGAAGCCGCCGAAGCACGAGATCGCGACCTTCGAGCACCTCAACACCTGGTACTACGACGACGCGCCGCGGCAGGTGCAGGATCAGCTCTCGCCGCTGCGCCGGCAATCGGGCTTCGAGGAGGTGCAGCAGGGGCTGACCGAGGAGAACGCGCTGTTCGAGGCCAGGCGCTGCCTTTCCTGCGGCAACTGCTTCGAGTGCGACAACTGCTACGGGATCTGCCCGGACAACGCGGTCATCAAGCTCGGCCCCGGCAACCGCTTCCGCTTCAACCTGGACTACTGCAAGGGCTGCGGCATCTGTGCCCAGGAATGCCCCTGCGGCGCGATCGAGATGATCTCCGAGGTGATCTAGGAAAGTCGGCAACGCAGGTGAGCCGGGCCTTGAACATGCGGTTCTGGCGTCCCGTCTGCTGAGACCCTGGGCCAGCCGCGGCGGTTGCGCGCGGCGAGGTTCCCGGGCTGGGTCTTGAGGCAGTCAGGTTTGCTGCCAGGACCTCAAGGTCGGCTCTACGTCCAGCACCGGAAGCAGCGGGGCAAGACGAGCGACGCCCGATTCTGACCCTATCCAGTCATTACCGTCCCGGCAAAGAAACTATTGTGATGGTTCCGAAGTTCGGCACGTTTCTCGTGTCGAACTTCGGAAACTGAATCACACTAGAATCATAGGGATAGTGTCCCTTTGATCTCGAAGTTCGATCGCTCGAACTTCGGAATCGGGACACTAGGGGTGAATCGCAC containing:
- a CDS encoding NAD(P)-binding protein, which encodes MTGKDLPFAISLDPGTSLANQTGSWRSMRPNYLDRLPPCNNACPAGENIQQWLYHAEGGDYAAAWQKLIEDNPLPGVMGRVCYHPCEDSCNRGRLDESVSIHAVERFLGDYAIKHKLAPAFEAAPGGKRVLVVGAGPSGLSAAYHLTRLGHKVTIREAGPMAGGMMRFGIPKYRLPRDVLDAEIARIVEMGVELELNTKVDDIEAAFTGEGFDAVFVAVGAHLAKRTAIPAHAAGKILDAVSVLREMETGGEPPRLGRRVIVYGGGNTAMDVARTAKRMGVDEAMIVYRRSRKEMPAHDFEATEAEDEGVMIHWLRTIKQIDETTFTVEKMTIDENGRPQPTGEFETLEADTLILALGQDVDTEFLQRVPGVEIARDGVVQVDDQMMTGRAGLFAGGDMVPAERTVTVAIGHGKKAARHIDGWLRGERYEKPPKHEIATFEHLNTWYYDDAPRQVQDQLSPLRRQSGFEEVQQGLTEENALFEARRCLSCGNCFECDNCYGICPDNAVIKLGPGNRFRFNLDYCKGCGICAQECPCGAIEMISEVI
- a CDS encoding thiamine pyrophosphate-dependent enzyme translates to MTEESAIQKVKFYQTGTHTVGNRLMDEDGRSVQASMERSNAITSGHRACQGCGEALGARYALDAAMRAAGGNLVAVNATGCLEVFTTPYPETSWQIPWLHSLFGNAPAVASGVAAGLRRRGLHDVKVVAQGGDGGTVDIGFGCLSGMFERNDDVLYICYDNEAYMNTGVQRSSATPPTARTATTPALGDAPGNVFGTGKNLPEIAMAHRIPYVATASVADLHDLERKVTKATAIRGARYIHIMVPCPLGWGSAAEDTIRVARMAVESGLFPLIEAEHGALVAATKIRRRVPVEDYLRLQRRFAHLFKKGAEDSERIGAIQRMADANIEKYGLLAAEARP